One segment of Polaribacter huanghezhanensis DNA contains the following:
- a CDS encoding VF530 family protein yields MIEPQPNNPLHGIKLADILEHLHAKYGWEEMGEMINVNCFRNNPTMKSSLKFLRRTPWARDKVEKLYLRSIK; encoded by the coding sequence ATGATTGAACCTCAACCCAATAATCCGTTACACGGAATAAAACTTGCCGATATTTTAGAACATTTACATGCCAAATATGGTTGGGAGGAAATGGGAGAAATGATTAATGTAAATTGTTTTCGAAACAATCCAACAATGAAATCGAGTTTAAAGTTTTTAAGAAGAACGCCTTGGGCTAGAGATAAAGTGGAGAAATTGTATTTGCGATCAATAAAGTAA
- a CDS encoding aminopeptidase P N-terminal domain-containing protein, translating to MDTKKILIALLLFTTMFSFSQGKDLPKDFLPSKFHKERRALLRSKMPNNSVAVFFANPSRNRANDVDYLYHQDPNFYYLTGSREPNAVLLIFSEKQQSAKGLYNELFYVEKKTARAEVVSGPGIGIDGAQKLLGFKNVFYGKDFATISVDFSKFDKVIFEDFKNDVRDDKRTDADLYDLILTFKTKISYQTSSDKIPASDKNIKLATNIDVTAVKGLMATLREVKTKEELVLLKKAVRISAMGQVEIMKAMHPKMSETEVQGIHEFVYKKYGAEYEGYPSIVGAGNNGCILHYQENNKMSLKNDLVLMDLGAEYRGYTADVTRTIPANGKFSKEQKLIYDLVYEAQEAGIAQYIIEGKISTPGLTARKIINEGLYKLGIIKSVDEKHPYFPHGTSHHIGLDVHDPGNYTTFAEDMVLTMEPGIYIPEGSKCDKKWWGIGVRIEDDILITKNGPIILSADAPRKSDEIEKMMQQKSIFETYTLPDLDKK from the coding sequence ATGGACACCAAAAAAATTCTAATTGCACTTTTGCTATTTACAACAATGTTTAGCTTTTCTCAAGGAAAAGATTTACCAAAAGATTTTCTTCCTAGTAAATTTCATAAAGAAAGAAGAGCTCTTTTGCGTTCAAAAATGCCAAATAATTCTGTAGCAGTTTTCTTTGCAAACCCCAGTAGAAACAGGGCTAATGATGTTGATTACCTTTACCATCAAGATCCTAATTTTTATTATTTAACAGGTTCTAGAGAACCAAATGCTGTATTGTTGATTTTTTCAGAAAAGCAACAATCTGCAAAAGGATTGTATAACGAATTGTTTTATGTAGAAAAAAAAACAGCAAGAGCAGAAGTAGTTAGCGGCCCTGGTATAGGAATTGATGGCGCTCAAAAACTATTAGGTTTTAAAAATGTTTTTTATGGAAAAGATTTTGCAACTATTTCGGTAGATTTCTCAAAATTTGATAAAGTAATTTTTGAAGATTTTAAAAATGATGTTAGAGATGACAAACGAACTGATGCTGACTTGTATGATTTAATCCTGACATTTAAAACAAAAATATCATATCAAACATCATCAGATAAAATTCCGGCTTCTGATAAAAACATCAAACTAGCTACAAACATTGATGTAACAGCTGTAAAGGGGTTAATGGCTACGTTACGTGAAGTAAAAACCAAAGAAGAATTGGTGTTGCTTAAAAAAGCTGTTCGTATATCTGCTATGGGACAAGTAGAAATTATGAAAGCGATGCATCCTAAAATGTCTGAAACAGAAGTGCAAGGAATTCACGAATTTGTGTATAAAAAATATGGCGCAGAATATGAAGGGTATCCATCAATCGTAGGAGCGGGTAATAATGGTTGTATTTTACATTATCAAGAGAATAATAAAATGAGCTTAAAGAATGATTTAGTTTTAATGGACTTAGGCGCAGAATATCGTGGTTATACAGCGGATGTTACTCGTACAATTCCTGCTAACGGAAAATTCTCTAAAGAGCAAAAATTAATTTATGACTTGGTGTATGAAGCGCAAGAAGCTGGAATTGCACAATATATAATAGAAGGTAAGATTAGTACGCCAGGACTAACGGCACGTAAAATTATTAACGAAGGATTGTACAAATTAGGGATTATAAAATCTGTAGATGAAAAACACCCATATTTTCCACACGGAACCTCGCATCATATTGGTTTAGATGTACATGATCCTGGTAATTATACTACTTTTGCAGAAGACATGGTGTTAACGATGGAGCCAGGAATTTACATTCCAGAAGGAAGTAAATGTGATAAAAAGTGGTGGGGAATTGGAGTTCGTATAGAAGATGATATTTTAATTACCAAAAATGGCCCAATTATCTTATCTGCTGATGCGCCAAGAAAATCGGATGAAATTGAAAAAATGATGCAACAAAAAAGTATTTTTGAAACCTATACGTTACCAGATTTAGATAAAAAATAA
- the gcvT gene encoding glycine cleavage system aminomethyltransferase GcvT yields MKNTALTHVHEALNAKIVPFAGYNMPVSYEGINIEHETVRKGVGVFDVSHMGEFLVEGENALALIQRVTSNDASKLAIGDAQYSCFPNEDGGIVDDLICYRIKENQYLLVVNASNIDKDWNWISTYNAAFGADLKNVSDNYSLLAIQGPKAIEAMQSLTSIDLAEIPFYKFKIGDFAGVEHAIISATGYTGSGGFEIYVKNEAAESVWNKVFEAGADFGIKPIGLAARDTLRLEMGYCLYGNDINDTTSPIEAGLSWITKFTKDFVNSENLKAQKENGITNKLVAFELLERGIPRHDYEIVDAEGTAIGIVTSGTMSPSLGKGIGMGYVTKENSKLDTEIFIQVRKKAIPAKVVKLPFYKG; encoded by the coding sequence ATGAAAAACACTGCACTAACTCACGTACACGAAGCTTTAAATGCTAAAATTGTTCCTTTTGCTGGTTACAATATGCCGGTTTCTTATGAAGGAATTAACATTGAACACGAAACCGTTAGAAAAGGTGTTGGAGTTTTTGATGTGAGTCATATGGGTGAGTTTTTAGTTGAAGGAGAAAACGCCTTGGCTTTAATACAAAGAGTTACGTCTAATGATGCTTCCAAATTAGCCATTGGTGATGCACAATACAGTTGTTTTCCGAATGAAGATGGCGGAATTGTAGATGATTTAATTTGTTATAGAATAAAAGAAAATCAATATTTATTAGTAGTAAATGCCTCTAATATTGATAAAGATTGGAATTGGATTTCTACTTACAATGCAGCATTTGGAGCGGATTTAAAGAATGTTTCTGACAATTATTCTTTATTGGCAATTCAAGGTCCAAAAGCGATTGAAGCAATGCAATCGTTAACTTCTATTGATTTGGCTGAAATTCCTTTTTACAAATTTAAAATTGGTGATTTCGCAGGTGTAGAACACGCAATTATTTCTGCTACGGGTTATACCGGTTCTGGCGGATTTGAAATCTATGTAAAGAATGAAGCTGCTGAAAGTGTTTGGAACAAGGTTTTTGAAGCTGGAGCAGATTTCGGAATCAAACCAATTGGATTGGCTGCTAGAGATACCTTACGTTTAGAAATGGGCTATTGTTTATACGGAAATGACATCAACGATACGACGTCTCCTATTGAAGCTGGTTTGAGTTGGATTACAAAATTTACAAAAGATTTTGTAAACTCAGAAAACTTAAAAGCACAAAAAGAAAACGGAATTACAAATAAATTGGTTGCATTCGAATTACTAGAACGCGGAATTCCAAGACACGATTACGAAATTGTTGATGCAGAAGGAACTGCAATCGGAATTGTAACTTCAGGAACCATGAGTCCATCTTTAGGAAAAGGAATCGGAATGGGGTATGTAACTAAAGAAAATTCAAAATTAGATACAGAAATCTTTATTCAAGTTCGTAAAAAAGCAATTCCTGCTAAAGTGGTGAAATTGCCTTTTTACAAAGGATAA
- a CDS encoding 1-acyl-sn-glycerol-3-phosphate acyltransferase — translation MISKFIFNTILGWKLVNNFPKDIKKYVVIAAPHTSWQDFPIGILARNTSGIKINFIGKDSLFKAPFGFIFRGLGGAPVDRSQSNNLVDAIVHVFHTKDEFRLALSPEGTRQKIAKWKTGFYYIAKGAKVPIVMATLDFKNKQVKISEPYYTTDDKEKDFKHFKSFFTPEMAKKPTQY, via the coding sequence ATGATATCAAAATTTATTTTTAATACCATTCTAGGGTGGAAACTAGTAAACAATTTCCCAAAAGACATTAAAAAATATGTAGTAATTGCTGCACCTCACACAAGTTGGCAAGATTTTCCAATCGGAATTTTAGCAAGAAATACTTCAGGTATAAAGATTAATTTTATTGGCAAAGATTCTTTATTTAAAGCTCCGTTTGGTTTTATTTTTAGAGGTTTGGGGGGCGCACCTGTTGATCGCTCTCAAAGTAATAACTTGGTAGATGCCATTGTACATGTGTTTCATACAAAAGACGAATTTAGATTGGCGTTATCTCCAGAAGGTACAAGACAAAAAATAGCAAAGTGGAAAACAGGGTTTTATTATATAGCAAAAGGAGCAAAGGTGCCTATTGTAATGGCAACTTTAGATTTTAAGAACAAGCAGGTAAAAATCTCTGAACCCTATTATACTACTGATGATAAAGAAAAAGATTTTAAGCATTTCAAGTCTTTTTTTACCCCAGAAATGGCAAAGAAACCTACACAGTATTAA